CGACCACCGTTTCTTAGTTTTTCGTAACCACACCATGGGTCTCATCGACGTGAAAGAAGACCTCACCACACTGACCGAACAGGTTGAAGCCACCGACCACGACCCGTTTATCTTGCACCCCGGAGAATTCGTTTTGGGGTCCACTTCAGAACGGATTGCCGTGCCAAACGATTTAGTAGCTCGCCTAGAAGGAAAGTCCAGCCTCGGGCGACTGGGGCTCCTCATTCATTCCACTGCCGGGTATGTAGACGCTGGCTGGGATGGCCAACTCACTTTGGAGCTTTCCAACGTCGCTAGTTTGCCTATCACCCTTTACCCGGGCATGAAGATCGGCCAGATTTCGTTTGTGCAAATGACCACAGCTGCCGACAACCCTTATGGGGCGTCCAGCCTGGGCTCAAAATACCGAGGTCAAGAAGGCCCTCGACCGAGTCGATATTGGGAAAACTTCAACGATTGATTTTCTGTTAACTCGTAGCGGCGTCGCCTGCTTCGAGGGCTTCCAGTACATGAAGTGAGATGTCGCCGACCT
The window above is part of the Acidimicrobiia bacterium genome. Proteins encoded here:
- a CDS encoding dCTP deaminase; its protein translation is MILSDRSIREAIAAGRIIVEPFDDSCVQPSSVDLHLDHRFLVFRNHTMGLIDVKEDLTTLTEQVEATDHDPFILHPGEFVLGSTSERIAVPNDLVARLEGKSSLGRLGLLIHSTAGYVDAGWDGQLTLELSNVASLPITLYPGMKIGQISFVQMTTAADNPYGASSLGSKYRGQEGPRPSRYWENFND